The nucleotide sequence CGGCAATCGCTTCCAGTTTGAGGCGCGTCATCATGCCGGCATCATTGCGGCATTTCTCATTCAGCACCTTTAAGGCAACCGGATCTTTCGTTTCTTTATCCTCTGCCAGGTACAGGCTGCCCATGCCACCAAAGCCGAGTACTTCAAGGATTTTATAGCGGTCGATAAAAAATCCGCGTGTACGACCTGACAGCAGACGTTCCCCCTGGTAGCGCGTCAAAACTTTCGCGGTCACCAGGCGCTGGGCGGCTTCTTTCGGAGAAGCCGCGTTCTCGAGTTCATACCGATCAATGACCGTGCGGACCTCGTCCACCGAGAGCAGGTGGCTCTCCCGCAAAAGATTAAGGAATGTCTCTATGTCTGGCGGCTTAGGCATAACACCCTGTAGTGAGAACTCGTTGAGAAATGTTCTTAATTATATACATATGCCGAGCATTTTGGTAGCAGATTCTACGGCGGAATGCTGAGATCTGAATTTAGAAGAAAGAGGAAGCCTGCTCTTATATTCAATCCAGGAGAGGGTTTCGGTCTCGAATGATTCCGGAGGATCGCCGTCAATGTGGAAATGTCAGCTATCGATTCCGTGCCAAAAGCGGAATTTGCAAGGCAGGCGGCAGAGGTGTTTTTGCGGGTAGAACGGACCTGAAGCAGATTGAAACTGGCGTGCGTCGGCATACGGGTCGACGTTCCCGCGGCCCGCTGTGCCGGCGTGATCATTTCCCTTGTCTGTGAAAGAGAAATGAAAAGCCGGACATGATTGACGCCGATTTATTTCGCCATCTGGTAGTCAAGTGTGAACTGATGCTGGTTGCGTGCTGGCACGATTTTCGTTTTTTCACACAGCTGTTTCTTTACCGGATTCCAGGTGCGGACTTCAATTTTGTTTTGAGCGGGGATAAACCGCATCAGGCGGAATCCTTCTGCACCGTAATCTGACAGCAGTTCGTGCACGGTGTTGCCGTGTTTTCCTTTGACTGTCTGATGTAATGCCTGTGTGCGGCTCTGGTCGCCACAGCAGATCAGGAACAGGTTTTTGTGCTGGCTGAAACATTTATCCCACATCTGCTGCGAAGTATTGCCATTTGTGCCATGACATTTTTTCCAGACCATGCGGCCTTTGGGGGCATCGAAATAGTCGCGTGGCTCTTTGGGATGTTCCAGAGGTCCGAGATCCATGTGAGTCGTGATAATCGCTCTGCGATCCGCATGCTGTTCCAGCACCTGATCGGCCCAGGCTAAGACATTATCGGGGGCATTGCATTCCAGATGCACAATGATGAAGTCCATGCCTTCCGCGGAGAAAAGTTGAAAGCTGTTGGCATTGTTACCTGAGACTTCCGGTTTTCCACTGGCAGGTTCAAAACAGCCGCCATACCAGTCAAGTTCGGTAAACCGCGATTTGGGAAAGTACTTCTGAAACAGTGAAGAATTTCCGGTCTTACCCACCATGTCATGATTGCCGACACTGATTCCATAAGGAACTTTGCCGTGCAGCTTATCCATGCACTGTTGAGCGACTTTCCACTGTTCGTCGTTGTTAATATCAACGATATCTCCCACATGACTGACGAAGACAATCTTCTGTCGATCCAGTTCATCGACAATGCAATTGGTAATCGCTGCGAAAACCGGATTTGATGTCGGATCTTCGGCCTGTGACTTTCGTTTGGTTCCCTGGCCCTGGTAATGTTGCGTATCAGGGATGACGGCGATGCTGAAGGTGCCCTCTTCAGCGGGAGGCAGTTCCTCTGCAGACAGGGGGAGTACTGAAGCGGCAGTCATAAGCATGGTGTTCAGAATCACGGCAAGTTTCATGGGACATTCGTTTCTAAGAATAACGAGGTGTTTTAATATTATCGCTGAGTCGGCCAGAGGGAAACAATGAATCTTACAGGGGGAATTCAATTTTTACATTCGGATTCGCAGACTTCAAGTCGTCGAACGCTGTCTCCTGTAACTCCGTTTCTGATGCGTCCACTCGTTTGAGTTTACTTAAGCCGGCCAGGGTGGCAATGATCTCGGGGTTGGTTTTCTGTGGCAACTTGACGGCGACCACTTCTCCTGCCTCATCAAGTACGATTTCGGCACCACTCTCGTTGAGCTGAGAGACTGCCTGTTCCACCTGTGCAGCGGGTTGACTGGCTGCCAGATCCTGCGAAGACGAACAGCCGCTGCTCATCTGCAATATCAAAACCAGGAAGAGCAGTGATGCCATACCCGATTGAAATTTGTTTGT is from Gimesia maris and encodes:
- a CDS encoding metallophosphoesterase; the protein is MKLAVILNTMLMTAASVLPLSAEELPPAEEGTFSIAVIPDTQHYQGQGTKRKSQAEDPTSNPVFAAITNCIVDELDRQKIVFVSHVGDIVDINNDEQWKVAQQCMDKLHGKVPYGISVGNHDMVGKTGNSSLFQKYFPKSRFTELDWYGGCFEPASGKPEVSGNNANSFQLFSAEGMDFIIVHLECNAPDNVLAWADQVLEQHADRRAIITTHMDLGPLEHPKEPRDYFDAPKGRMVWKKCHGTNGNTSQQMWDKCFSQHKNLFLICCGDQSRTQALHQTVKGKHGNTVHELLSDYGAEGFRLMRFIPAQNKIEVRTWNPVKKQLCEKTKIVPARNQHQFTLDYQMAK